From a region of the Malania oleifera isolate guangnan ecotype guangnan chromosome 12, ASM2987363v1, whole genome shotgun sequence genome:
- the LOC131144177 gene encoding mitochondrial arginine transporter BAC1 isoform X1 — protein sequence MGDTSGYKNYVAGLMAGLATVITGHPFDTVKVKLQKHNTEAHGIKYRNGLHCTARILKTEGVRGLYQGATSSFVGMAFESSLLFGIYSQTKQSLQGGLESSTPQLQVIIPSAAYGGAVISFILGPSELVKCRMQVQGTDSLVPKSNRYSGPLNCAFTTVKTEGVTGIFRGGLTTLLRESFGNAVFFSVYEYARHYMHLQLKTASSGYSNLIDAGIGIMSGGIAGVAFWSTVLPLDVAKTIIQTAPDKSSTRNPFLVLNLIYRRAGLRGCYAGLGPTVVRAFPANAAAIVTWELAVKLLGIKRD from the exons GTAAAGCTGCAAAAGCACAACACTGAAGCACATGGAATCAAGTACAGGAATGGATTGCATTGCACTGCAAGGATTTTGAAAACTGAAGGA GTGAGAGGACTTTATCAAGGCGCAACATCTTCTTTTGTTGGAATGGCTTTTGAAAGTTCACTTCTTTTTGGCATTTATTCCCAAACAAAACAATCACTGCAG GGAGGGCTGGAAAGTAGTACACCACAGCTCCAAGTAATTATTCCTTCAGCAGCTTATGGGGGAGCTGTCATTAGTTTTATATTGGGTCCATCAGAATTAGTGAAG TGTAGGATGCAAGTCCAAGGAACTGACTCCTTGGTTCCAAAGTCCAATAGATACAGTGGTCCTCTTAATTGTGCCTTCACAACCGTGAAAACTGAAGGG GTCACAGGCATTTTTCGTGGAGGTTTGACAACCTTGTTAAGAGAATCTTTTGGAAATGCTGTCTTCTTTAGTGTTTATGAGTATGCCCGGCATTACATGCATTTACAACTGAAAACTGCTTCTTCTGGATACAGCAACTTGATTGATGCAGGAATTGGGATTATGAGTGGCGGTATTGCTGGGGTTGCT TTCTGGTCTACTGTTCTGCCTTTGGATGTGGCAAAAACCATAATCCAGACTGCTCCAGATAAAAGTTCTACTAGAAATCCTTTTCTAGTTTTGAATTTG ATTTACAGGAGGGCTGGACTTAGAGGATGCTATGCGGGCTTGGGTCCCACAGTTGTGAGGGCATTTCCTGCAAATGCAGCTGCAATCGTCACGTGGGAGCTCGCTGTAAAACTTTTAGGGATCAAGCGAGATTAA